The following proteins are encoded in a genomic region of Nicotiana sylvestris chromosome 4, ASM39365v2, whole genome shotgun sequence:
- the LOC104239331 gene encoding uncharacterized protein, with amino-acid sequence MDPPRIKLSLPPEPPDKHSQMEIELPLHSYKEMLLDKSVSNQTNYYEIYHQPIPDLDKGKYIEGSIPLSQDEKERLYFLWRYSVIIKVFKRKIPHHLLRSKLNDLWKLSEQLILIDLGWDFYIVKFSLEESMVKALHLGPWFISGNFLYVRKWEPKFIPQEATLTSTAIWIRLPQLPTEFYDQDILEKVGRKLGKLLKIDQYTSSNLSGRYDRICIQVPLKIPVETSVIIGDHKQAVIYEREGTLCTVCGRIGHTAQNCNYRAPTTTTTHEPQEDHQKKVVISEESEWKTVTFPRRRKHGQAKATNKNDGRMNKPQHAPQTEEIQQLPINGPSSSQQPHSTKLPITAFLPRSDERGPSSEAGLRHDRPANPKQTIIFGSKREEKFPTSSEYPERNLRSSRDPQEEERLRRTGNTLCDTKNGLTTPGLSEIDRVQHGNQRDSGGTMPQNNDQVWNEPSLNPNTWSDETTTQPNYSPKSQEEVPPPQMSGLQGPKIPQ; translated from the exons ATGGATCCCCCTCGGATTAAGCTATCACTTCCACCGGAACCCCCAGATAAGCACAGCCAAATGGAGATAGAATTACCTCTTCACTCCTATAAGGAAATGCTCTTGGACAAATCAGTGAGCAACCAAACTAATTACTATGAAATCTACCACCAACCAATTCCAGATCTGGATAAAGGGAAGTACATTGAGGGTTCAATTCCACTTTCACAAGATGAGAAAGAGCGTCTTTACTTTCTATGGCGTTACTCTGTAATCATCAAAGTTTTCAAGCGAAAGATACCTCATCATCTCCTCCGATCTAAACTAAACGACCTATGGAAGTTATCCGAACAGTTAATCTTGATTGACCTAGGGTGGGACTTCTACATAGTAAAATTTAGTTTAGAAGAAAGTATGGTCAAGGCTCTACACCTAGGCCCCTGGTTCATCTCTGGAAATTTCCTTTATGTACGTAAATGGGAACCAAAGTTTATTCCTCAAGAAGCCACTCTTACTTCTACTGCCATATGGATTCGGCTCCCTCAATTACCAACAGAGTTCTATGATCAGGATATCTTGGAGAAAGTTGGTAGGAAGCTGGGTAAACTTCTCAAGATAGACCAATACACATCCTCTAACCTAAGCGGAAGATATGACCGTATTTGTATTCAAGTTCCACTGAAAATCCCAGTAGAAACATCGGTAATAATAGGAGACCATAAGCAGGCTGTGATCTACGAAAGAGAGGGAACTCTATGCACCGTTTGTGGCAGAATAGGGCACACTGCACAAAATTGCAACTACAGGGCACCCACAACCACAACAACCCACGAACCACAGGAAGATCATCAAAAGAAAGTAGTCATTTCGGAGGAAAGTGAATGGAAAACTGTCACTTTCCCACGAAGGCGCAAGCATGGACAAGCAAAAGCAACAAACAAAAATGATGGTAGAATGAACAAACCACAACATGCTCCACAGACGGAAGAAATACAG CAACTCCCCATTAACGGACCCTCAAGCTCTCAACAACCACATTCTACAAAGCTTCCAATCACTGCCTTTCTTCCTAGATCTGATGAAAGAGGACCCAGCAGCGAAGCCGGTCTTCGCCATGATCGACCAGCCAACCCAAAACAAACCATCATCTTCGGATCCAAAAGGGAAGAGAAATTCCCCACCTCTTCAGAATATCCAGAAAGGAATCTCCGAAGCTCTAGAGATCCTCAAGAAGAAGAACGCCTCAGAAGAACAGGAAATACCTTATGTGACACAAAGAATGGACTCACTACTCCTGGACTCAGTGAGATCGATAGAGTTCAGCACGGAAACCAGCGAGATAGTGGTGGTACTATGCCCCAAAACAATGACCAAGTATGGAATGAGCCTAGTCTCAACCCAAACACATGGTCTGATGAAACCACTACTCAACCTAACTACAGTCCTAAGTCTCAAGAGGAAGTCCCCCCACCTCAAATGTCAGGTCTGCAAGGACCAAAGATCCCTCAATAG